A single window of Anopheles moucheti chromosome 2, idAnoMoucSN_F20_07, whole genome shotgun sequence DNA harbors:
- the LOC128297877 gene encoding uncharacterized protein LOC128297877 encodes MEIKNSGELSALFEDPLRGIEWLQGKGLLKREQSCPKCSGAMKLKKVTAGDRVKWLCRRKACAATCSIRTASIFYDAKSSLATLTRLFYEWAAKSPVSRAMSETGLSRCAVLEWFRLLRDFLFDFEFDRTSRQIGGAGMTVEVDETKVVRRKYNIGRISSANKEWLVGGICRETGEIFLERVEARTQAVLHELIQRHVAPGTRILSDCWAGYNGLTGLGYDHATVNHSYNFVDPLQGDVHTQRIENVWRWLKHFLKQKGTNIQGSLEGYFAEYMFRKEHENDSADVCPRTHQHPHEQQDNHHHPARIISAIG; translated from the exons atggaaataaaaaacagtgGTGAACTAAGTGCGCTGTTTGAGGATCCACTGCGAGGGATCGAGTGGCTGCAGGGCAAGGGGCTCCTGAAGCGCGAGCAATCGTGCCCGAAGTGCAGTGGAGCCATGAAGCTTAAAAAAGTGACCGCCGGTGACCGGGTGAAGTGGCTGTGCCGCCGTAAGGCGTGTGCGGCTACCTGCAGTATCCGGACTGCATCCATTTTCTACGACGCGAAAAGTAGCTTGGCTACTTTGACGCGTTTGTTTTACGAGTGGGCGGCAAAGTCGCCCGTGAGTCGCGCGATGAGCGAGACCGGGCTGAGCCGCTGCGCGGTCCTGGAGTGGTTCAGGCTGCTCCGCGATTTCTTGTTCGATTTTGAGTTTGATCGAACATCACGACAAATCGGCGGAGCAGGGATGACCGTCGAGGTAGACGAGACGAAGGTCGTCCGCCGCAAATATAACATCGGCCGGATCAGCAGCGCCAACAAGGAGTGGTTGGTTGGCGGTATTTGCCGGGAAACCGGCGAGATTTTCTTGGAGCGTGTGGAGGCCCGGACCCAGGCTGTGCTCCACGAGCTGATCCAACGGCACGTGGCACCTGGAACGCGGATCCTTTCCGACTGCTGGGCGGGTTACAACGGACTCACCGGGTTGGGATACGATCACGCCACCGTCAACCATTCATACAATTTCGTGGATCCGCTCCAGGGTGATGTACACACCCAACGAATTGAGAATGTGTGGCGGTGGCTGAAACACTTCCTAAAGCAGAAGGGCACCAACATTCAAGGATCGTTGGAGGGCTACTTTGCGGAGTACATGTTCCGCAAAGAGCACGAGAACGAT TCGGCTGACGTCTGCCCACGTACCCACCAGCATCCACACGAACAGCAGGACAATCACCATCATCCG GCACGGATCATATCCGCGATCGGTTGA